One stretch of Zingiber officinale cultivar Zhangliang chromosome 6B, Zo_v1.1, whole genome shotgun sequence DNA includes these proteins:
- the LOC121991793 gene encoding uncharacterized protein LOC121991793, with translation MAVALVNHRPSMRNAMSLFFRSLDVVRSFSDVSATPSMGTQEDEKLKPKKNKKKNLFDVAQFLPNWGIGYQMAKSKWRDLSYKITKINLYKDGRHGKVWGIRHKAGLPVSDTPVKMSGVNKRGWKYINESKKKIEGAPKVEKQSSA, from the coding sequence ATGGCGGTGGCTCTGGTGAACCATCGACCCTCAATGCGCAATGCAATGAGTTTATTTTTCCGTTCACTCGATGTTGTTAGATCCTTCAGTGATGTTTCTGCAACTCCCTCAATGGGCACACAGGAGGATGAGAAACTGAAGCcgaagaagaataaaaagaagaATCTTTTTGATGTTGCCCAATTCCTACCCAACTGGGGAATTGGATATCAAATGGCCAAGAGCAAGTGGAGGGACCTCTCGTACAAGATAACCAAGATCAACTTGTATAAGGATGGACGTCATGGAAAAGTGTGGGGAATTAGGCACAAGGCCGGTTTACCAGTTTCAGATACTCCTGTCAAGATGAGTGGCGTAAACAAGCGTGGTTGGAAGTATATTAATGAATCCAAAAAGAAAATTGAAGGCGCCCCCAAAGTGGAGAAG